One genomic region from Candidatus Ryanbacteria bacterium CG10_big_fil_rev_8_21_14_0_10_43_42 encodes:
- a CDS encoding cysteine desulfurase, which produces MNISDIKKDFPIFTTNPDLIFLDSAATAQVPRQVTDVMNEYYHSFKANVHSGIYPIGVRAVEEYEKARHTVASFIDADQEEIVFTGGATTALNMISRMLAGGIKEGDEIVVTDLEHHSNFIPWQQLARVAGAHLRSIPIKQDGTISLDDVQDIITEKTKIVAVTHVSQTLGTYVPVKDICRMARKVGAYSVVDAAQSVPHMPVSVRDIDCDFLVISGHKVAGPTGVGVLYGKKEVLHSLEPVVFGGGMIRSVSVEESLWADIPAKFEAGTLPVAEALGLASAMDYLSGIGMDVIKKHENDITHYALSELKALSGVTLFGPGDADKQGGIISFLVSGVHPHDTAEILAKNGIAVRAGHHCAMPLMKKLDVSGTVRVSFYIYNTREDVDALIKGIKDVKHIFSKNV; this is translated from the coding sequence ATGAATATATCAGATATAAAAAAAGATTTTCCGATATTTACAACCAATCCCGATCTTATATTTCTTGATAGTGCGGCCACCGCTCAAGTTCCCCGGCAGGTAACGGACGTCATGAATGAGTATTATCATTCATTTAAGGCAAATGTGCATAGCGGTATATATCCCATAGGCGTGCGTGCAGTCGAGGAATATGAAAAAGCGCGGCATACCGTAGCTTCGTTTATTGACGCCGATCAGGAGGAAATTGTTTTTACGGGAGGAGCCACTACTGCTTTAAATATGATATCCCGTATGCTTGCGGGCGGTATAAAAGAAGGAGATGAAATAGTGGTGACGGATCTGGAGCATCACAGCAACTTTATTCCGTGGCAACAACTTGCTCGGGTGGCAGGCGCGCACCTACGCAGTATACCTATAAAGCAGGATGGGACTATTTCTTTGGATGACGTGCAAGACATAATTACCGAAAAAACAAAAATAGTTGCCGTAACACATGTGTCTCAAACATTAGGAACTTATGTGCCAGTGAAGGATATTTGTCGTATGGCGCGGAAAGTGGGGGCATATTCGGTTGTTGATGCGGCGCAAAGCGTGCCTCATATGCCGGTATCGGTACGGGATATAGATTGCGATTTTCTTGTTATAAGCGGACATAAGGTTGCGGGACCTACGGGCGTCGGTGTTTTATACGGTAAAAAAGAGGTTTTGCATTCTTTGGAGCCGGTTGTATTTGGCGGTGGCATGATTCGATCCGTTTCCGTTGAAGAATCTTTGTGGGCAGACATACCGGCAAAATTTGAAGCGGGAACACTGCCGGTTGCCGAAGCTCTTGGTCTTGCTTCAGCTATGGATTACCTAAGCGGTATTGGTATGGACGTTATAAAAAAACATGAGAATGACATAACGCATTACGCGCTCTCGGAATTAAAAGCTCTTTCCGGTGTAACGCTGTTTGGTCCGGGAGATGCTGACAAACAAGGCGGTATTATTTCATTTCTTGTGTCCGGCGTGCATCCGCATGATACGGCCGAAATTTTAGCCAAAAATGGTATAGCGGTGCGTGCGGGGCATCATTGCGCTATGCCACTCATGAAGAAATTGGATGTATCAGGTACCGTACGCGTAAGTTTTTACATCTACAATACGCGGGAAGATGTTGATGCGCTTATAAAAGGAATAAAAGATGTAAAACATATATTTTCTAAGAATGTATAA
- a CDS encoding Fe-S cluster protein — protein sequence MYNMDQDLYREQILDLHNNPHNKGVLSGALQATEHNALCGDSITLYVVVNENDTIVESSFDGTGCAVSQASASLLTDYIKGKTVEDVCALTQNDMERMLGVSLNVVRMRCAVLSLNAAQKAVKK from the coding sequence ATGTATAATATGGATCAGGATTTATACCGGGAGCAGATACTTGATTTACATAACAACCCTCATAATAAAGGGGTGCTTTCGGGCGCCTTGCAAGCAACGGAACATAATGCATTATGCGGAGACAGTATAACATTGTATGTTGTGGTAAACGAAAATGATACTATTGTGGAAAGTAGCTTCGATGGTACCGGATGTGCTGTAAGTCAGGCATCGGCATCTCTTCTTACGGATTATATAAAAGGAAAGACCGTAGAAGATGTATGTGCTTTGACGCAGAATGATATGGAACGCATGTTGGGGGTTTCGCTTAATGTGGTGCGTATGCGATGTGCCGTACTTTCACTGAATGCGGCACAAAAAGCCGTAAAAAAATAA
- the sufC gene encoding Fe-S cluster assembly ATPase SufC, translated as MKKNVLQINNIHIAADAMEIVHGVTLEIPRGEIVALMGPNGSGKSTLVSALMGHPRFCITGGSLVLDGKDITQLPAYEKARRGLFLSPQHPPEIPGVSVFSFLRSVYNIVQKHPMSVPDFKNYIEEKAAMLGMDNAFLKRSLNEGFSGGEKKRMEMLQLSLFVPTYAFLDETDSGLDVDALKIIANSIVRIKHDMGILVITHHTHILSYLVPDKVYVMKEGKIIQEGGSELAEKIEKEGYQSI; from the coding sequence ATGAAAAAGAATGTATTACAAATAAATAATATTCATATTGCGGCAGATGCAATGGAGATTGTGCATGGTGTTACATTGGAAATTCCCCGGGGAGAAATCGTTGCCCTTATGGGACCGAACGGATCCGGAAAGAGTACGCTTGTCAGTGCCCTTATGGGACATCCCCGATTCTGTATTACCGGTGGATCACTTGTTCTTGACGGAAAGGATATAACACAACTTCCGGCATACGAAAAAGCACGCAGGGGACTGTTTTTATCTCCCCAGCATCCGCCGGAAATTCCGGGTGTTTCAGTATTTTCTTTTTTGCGTTCAGTGTACAATATCGTTCAAAAGCATCCCATGTCCGTCCCGGATTTTAAAAATTATATTGAAGAAAAAGCGGCAATGTTGGGTATGGATAACGCTTTTCTGAAACGGTCGTTGAATGAGGGTTTTTCCGGCGGAGAGAAGAAACGCATGGAGATGCTTCAACTTTCACTTTTTGTTCCGACATATGCTTTTCTTGACGAAACTGATTCAGGTCTTGATGTTGATGCTCTTAAGATAATTGCGAATTCTATTGTCCGTATAAAACATGACATGGGCATATTGGTAATTACACATCATACCCATATTCTTTCATACCTTGTGCCGGACAAGGTTTATGTCATGAAGGAGGGAAAAATTATACAAGAGGGAGGAAGCGAACTTGCGGAGAAAATAGAGAAGGAGGGATATCAGTCAATATAA
- a CDS encoding aromatic ring hydroxylase has translation MITKEQVIEILKTIKDPELDLDVWTLGLIYDISVTDGKDIYMIMTFTTPLCPYGTEMAGTIKEKIVKNLKPKSLKIEVTFDPPWEPSEGLREMLGV, from the coding sequence ATGATTACGAAAGAACAGGTTATAGAAATATTAAAGACTATAAAAGATCCGGAGTTGGATCTTGATGTTTGGACGCTTGGGCTTATTTATGATATTTCGGTAACAGACGGAAAGGATATTTATATGATAATGACATTTACAACACCTCTTTGTCCGTATGGGACGGAAATGGCGGGTACTATTAAAGAAAAAATCGTAAAGAATCTTAAGCCGAAATCTCTTAAAATTGAAGTTACGTTTGATCCGCCCTGGGAGCCGTCGGAAGGGCTTCGTGAAATGTTAGGTGTATGA